From Rhodamnia argentea isolate NSW1041297 chromosome 10, ASM2092103v1, whole genome shotgun sequence, a single genomic window includes:
- the LOC115739860 gene encoding histone H4 has product MSGRGKGGKGLGKGGAKRHRKVLRDNIQGITKPAIRRLARRGGVKRISGLIYEETRGVLKIFLENVIRDAVTYTEHARRKTVTAMDVVYALKRQGRTLYGFGG; this is encoded by the coding sequence ATGTCGGGCCGTGGGAAGGGAGGCAAGGGGCTGGGCAAGGGAGGGGCGAAGCGGCACAGGAAGGTCCTCCGCGACAACATCCAGGGCATCACCAAGCCGGCCATTCGCCGCCTGGCCCGCCGCGGCGGCGTCAAGCGCATAAGCGGCCTCATCTACGAGGAGACCCGCGGCGTCCTCAAGATCTTCCTCGAGAACGTCATCCGCGACGCCGTCACCTACACCGAGCACGCCCGCCGCAAGACCGTCACCGCCATGGACGTCGTCTACGCCCTCAAGAGGCAGGGCAGGACTCTCTATGGCTTCGGCGGTTGA